From Apium graveolens cultivar Ventura chromosome 9, ASM990537v1, whole genome shotgun sequence, the proteins below share one genomic window:
- the LOC141683905 gene encoding calreticulin-3-like yields MGKICVILSSKSLFKILVAALLVAALIAPAFSEIIFEERFEDGWHRRWVKSDWKRSEGKAGSFKHTAGRWSGDPDDKGIQTASDAKHSAISAKIPEFNNKDRTLVLQYSIKLEQDIECGGGYIKLLSGFVNQKKFGGDTPYSLMFGPDICGTQKKKLHVILSYQGQNYPIKKELECETDKLTHFYTFILRPDASYSILIDGRERDSGSMYTDWDILPPRKIRAVNAKKPADWEDKEYIDDPNHVKPEGYDSIPRTIPDPKATKPDTWDEDEDGVWKPPRVPNPDYKGPWKNKKIKNPNYKGKWKIPYIDNPEFEDDPDLYVMKPIKYVGIEVWQVKAGAVFDNVLICDEPEYAKQVVQEVFANREIEKEAFEEAEKVRKAREEEEAQRAREEGERRKRERGYDRGHHRDRHRDRYRRRDRHDYMDDYHDEL; encoded by the exons ATGGGTGGCATAGAAGATGGGTAAAGTCTGATTGgaagagaagtgaaggtaaagCAGGATCTTTTAAGCATACGGCTGGAAGGTGGTCAGGTGATCCTGATGATAAAG GTATTCAGACAGCTAGTGATGCCAAGCATTCTGCAATATCCGCCAAAATACCAGAATTTAACAACAAGGACAGGACACTGGTTCTGCAATACTCCATTAAGTTAGAGCAGGACATTGAATGTGGCGGCGGCTACATAAAGCTTCTATCTGGATTTGTTAATCAAAAGAAATTCGGCGGGGACACTCCTTACAG TTTGATGTTTGGACCGGATATATGTGGCACACAGAAGAAGAAGCTTCATGTCATATTATCTTATCAGGGACAGAATTATCCCATCAAGAAGGAATTGGAATGCGAGACAGACAAGTTAACCCATTTTTACACATTTATTCTTAGGCCAGATGCTTCATATAGTATTCTCATCGATGGCAGAGAGAGAGATTCTGGAAGCATGTACACAGACTGGGATATCCTTCCTCCTCGCAAAATAAGAGCTGTTAATGCCAAAAAG CCTGCGGATTGGGAGGATAAAGAATACATTGATGATCCAAATCATGTCAAGCCAGAG GGATATGACTCAATACCAAGAACAATTCCTGACCCAAAAGCTACGAAG CCTGATACATgggatgaagatgaggatggtGTATGGAAACCACCCAGAGTGCCTAATCCCGACTATAAAGGACCATGGAAGAACAAG AAGATAAAGAACCCCAACTATAAAGGGAAGTGGAAAATTCCATATATTGATAATCCAG AATTTGAAGATGATCCCGATCTTTATGTTATGAAGCCAATTAAGTATGTCGGAATAGAAGTATGGCAG GTAAAGGCAGGTGCAGTCTTTGACAATGTTCTAATCTGTGATGAGCCAGAATACGCAAAGCAAGTTGTGCAAGAAGTTTTCGCTAACAGAGAG ATCGAAAAAGAGGCGTTTGAGGAAGCAGAGAAAGTGAGGAAAGCAAGGGAAGAAGAG GAAGCTCAAAGAGCAAGAGAGGAAGGTGAAAGGAGGAAGAGGGAGAGGGGCTATGACCGGGGACACCACAGAGATAGACATAGAGATAGATATCGCAGG CGTGATCGTCATGACTACATGGATGATTATCAT GATGAACTTTAA